From the Lathyrus oleraceus cultivar Zhongwan6 chromosome 4, CAAS_Psat_ZW6_1.0, whole genome shotgun sequence genome, one window contains:
- the LOC127074589 gene encoding U-box domain-containing protein 5, with product MGTDSCEVVEPLPDPRSFKVHRRLCSELRKLVSRVLRIFPQIEETRPRSSSGISALCLLTSTLDKAKQLLQNCSESSILYLAITGESILSKCQKARKSLEKSLVQIQDIVPVMLAVEISRITDDLRCVTFALDSVDEEAGRVTRELLQQGPSTSDNDSKENSDIKSLQFVAARLNITSATTIIIEIRSIRKLLHKLGPKEENKKMILKNLLYLLITHRKSIIGEQMEVYSRPEEPATTENSGHDSLSSNHVKSDPYLNHDHYGTPASESSRVAPPEEYTCPISLRLIYDPVVIASGETYERMWIQKWFDEGNVICPKTKKELLHMSLTPNVALKELISKWCKANGVSIPNPSRRVEDIRSWEASVTSIRSFGSSMNGLNLAMDISNMSLGSLDNSYNSDSSLVKVSHGLNSMLVKTRGGSRDQKSHSQIHDTYLTPLSKLHERQWDLQSQVVEDMKINFKCNYQAFCSTFSAENFIDPLVRFLKIAYDKHDTKALRSGSQLLLEFTKYCRNGVANLSEDTCSVLASLLESEVIGEALAILEVLSNHWSDKANIAASSALTYVSKILDSGNKEYQGKAIRILCNFSSSTSLCSYMVSLGCIPKLLPFFEDKFLSRDCICILKNLFDTEDGRVSVVETKGCMSCVVEILGSGTEEEKEPALAIVLSLCSQRLDYCELVMYEGIIPYLVNISNEGNDSTKAKALELLRLLRDVEYEDCFEPNPNNSRDHNEVFEEKKSSKKPTFFKKLSQMGKSSSVASKNKR from the exons ATGGGAACTGATAGTTGTGAAGTGGTAGAGCCATTACCAGATCCCCGCTCTTTTAAG GTACATCGGAGATTATGCTCAGAACTCAGGAAATTAGTTTCTAGAGTCCTAAGGATATTTCCGCAGATAGAGGAAACGCGCCCTCGGTCCTCATCAGGAATATCAGCTCTGTGTTTGCTAACTAGTACACTTGATAAAGCTAAACAGCTTCTGCAAAATTGCTCTGAATCTAGTATACTCTACCTG GCAATAACAGGGGAGTCAATACTGTCAAAATGCCAAAAAGCAAGAAAGTCATTAGAGAAAAGCTTAGTCCAGATTCAGGATATAGTTCCTGTTATGTTGGCTGTAGAG ATTTCTCGAATAACTGATGATCTTAGGTGTGTGACATTTGCCCTGGATTCTGTTGATGAAGAGGCTGGAAGGGTTACGAGAGAGTTGCTCCAGCAAGGTCCTTCAACCTCAGATAACGATTCAAAGGAAAATTCAGACATTAAATCTCTCCAGTTTGTGGCGGCGAGACTTAATATTACATCCGCAACAACCATCATAATAGAGATTAGATCTATTAGGAAGTTATTACATAAACTTGGACCAAAAGAGGAAAATAAAAAGATGATCTTGAAAAATCTTTTGTATCTTCTGATAACTCATAGGAAGTCAATCATAGGAGAACAAATGGAGGTCTATTCTCGTCCTGAAGAACCAGCAACAACTGAGAACTCTGGTCATGATTCTTTATCCTCCAATCATGTGAAGTCAGATCCGTATTTGAACCATGATCATTATGGAACTCCTGCCAGCGAGTCAAGTAGAGTTGCACCCCCGGAGGAATACACATGTCCTATATCTTTAAGGTTGATTTATGATCCTGTTGTCATTGCTTCAGGGGAAACATACGAAAGGATGTGGATACAGAAATGGTTTGATGAGGGTAATGTTATATGCCCGAAAACGAAAAAGGAATTGCTGCATATGTCGTTGACTCCCAACGTTGCTTTAAAGGAGTTAATATCAAAATGGTGCAAAGCTAATGGAGTCTCCATTCCTAACCCAAGCAGACGAGTAGAAGACATTCGCTCGTGGGAAGCTTCCGTCACTTCCATTAGGAGTTTTGGAAGTTCCATGAATGGCTTGAATTTGGCAATGGATATTAGTAACATGTCACTTGGATCGTTAGATAACAGTTATAATTCAGATTCCTCACTTGTGAAGGTTAGTCATGGCTTAAATTCAATGTTGGTCAAGACTAGAGGTGGGTCTCGCGACCAGAAATCTCATTCACAGATACATGACACATATCTGACGCCCTTGTCTAAACTTCACGAGCGTCAATGGGATTTGCAAAGCCAAGTCGTCGAAGATATGAAAATAAATTTCAAATGCAATTACCAAGCGTTTTGCTCTACGTTTTCAGCTGAGAATTTTATCGACCCCCTTGTGAGATTTCTGAAAATTGCATATGATAAGCATGACACAAAAGCTTTGAGAAGTGGAAGTCAGTTACTGTTGGAATTTACAAAATACTGCAG AAATGGTGTGGCAAACTTAAGTGAAGATACTTGCAGTGTGTTGGCAAGTCTCCTAGAGTCAGAAGTGATTGGAGAAGCTCTTGCCATTCTGGAAGTTTTGTCAAACCATTGGTCTGATAAAGCTAACATTGCAGCTTCCAGTGCACTGACTTATGTTTCAAAGATCCTTGATTCTGGTAACAAAGAGTACCAGGGGAAAGCTATTAGAATACTGTGCAATTTTTCTTCCAGTACCTCACTTTGTTCTTACATGGTGTCTCTTGGGTGCATCCCAAAACTACTACCATTTTTTGAAGACAAGTTCCTCTCAAGAGACTGTATATGTATACTGAAAAACCTTTTTGATACTGAAGATGGTAGGGTTTCTGTTGTTGAAACAAAGGGATGCATGTCATGTGTTGTTGAAATACTTGGGTCCGGCACTGAAGAGGAAAAGGAACCGGCACTGGCTATTGTACTCTCTCTGTGCTCTCAACGTTTGGATTACTGTGAGTTGGTTATGTACGAGGGTATCATACCATATCTTGTAAATATCTCCAATGAGGGAAACGATAGCACAAAGGCGAAGGCGTTGGAACTACTCCGACTTTTGAGGGATGTCGAGTACGAAGATTGCTTTGAGCCAAATCCCAACAACTCTCGAGATCATAACGAAGTCTTTGAAGAAAAGAAATCATCAAAGAAGCCCACATTTTTTAAGAAACTGTCACAGATGGGAAAATCAAGTTCAGTTGCATCAAAAAACAAGAGATGA
- the LOC127074590 gene encoding anaphase-promoting complex subunit 10, translated as MSLEMAAESSEGEEEGKLSGGNQILTVDDDLRELGKKAAWSVSSCKPGNGVSSLRDDNLETYWQSDGAQPHFVNIQFQKKVRLQLVVLYVDFKLDESYTPSKISIRAGDGFHNLKEIKAVELVKPTGWLYLSLSGLDPRETFVNTFMLQIAVLSNHLNGRDTHVRQIKVYGPRPNPIPQQPFQFTSREFITYSTIR; from the exons ATGAGTTTAGAAATGGCAGCGGAATCATCGGAAGGTGAAGAAGAAGGAAAGTTAAGCGGCGGCAACCAGATATTGACTGTCGACGACGACCTCCGAGAATTGGGGAAAAAGGCCGCCTGGAGCGTCAGTTCCTGCAAACCCGGCAACGGCGTTTCTTCTCTTCGAGATGACAATCTCGAGACCTATTGGCA ATCCGATGGAGCTCAACCTCATTTTGTTAACATTCAATTCCAAAAGAAAGTTCGATTACAA TTAGTTGTACTATATGTGGATTTCAAGCTTGATGAGAGTTACACTCCCAGTAAGATTTCGATTCGTGCCGGAGACGGCTTTCACAACCTCAAG gagATAAAGGCTGTGGAACTTGTGAAACCAACCGGTTGGCTTTATCTTTCATTATCCGGACTTGATCCCCG TGAAACTTTTGTCAACACATTTATGTTACAAATTGCTGTGTTGTCAAACCATCTCAATGGAAGGGATACTCATGTGCGGCAGATCAAAGTTTATGGGCCTAGACC GAACCCCATTCCACAGCAGCCATTTCAATTTACTTCAAGAGAGTTCATCACCTATTCTACTATAAGATGA